Proteins encoded by one window of Flavobacterium sp. N502540:
- the trxB gene encoding thioredoxin-disulfide reductase — protein MSDTIEKIKCLIIGSGPAGYTAAIYAARANMNPVLYQGMQPGGQLTTTNEVENFPGYVDGVTGPEMMIQLQEQAKRFGADIRDGWATKVDFSGDIHKVWINDTIELHCETVIISTGASAKYLGLPSEQHYLQMGGGVSACAVCDGFFYRNQEVVIVGAGDSACEEAHYLSKLCKKVTMLVRSEKFRASKIMEERVRKTENIEILMNHDTVEVLGDDNVVHAIKAKNKTTGEIFDIPATGFFVAIGHKPNTDIFADYITLDETGYIVNVPGTSKTNVEGVFVAGDAADHVYRQAITAAGTGCMAALDAERYLAAKE, from the coding sequence ATGTCAGATACAATCGAAAAAATTAAATGTCTTATTATTGGTTCAGGTCCGGCGGGTTACACTGCTGCTATTTATGCTGCCAGAGCAAATATGAATCCGGTTTTATATCAGGGAATGCAGCCAGGGGGTCAATTGACTACAACTAATGAAGTAGAAAATTTCCCGGGTTATGTGGACGGAGTTACCGGGCCGGAAATGATGATTCAATTACAAGAACAAGCAAAACGTTTTGGTGCTGATATTCGTGATGGATGGGCTACCAAAGTTGATTTTTCGGGAGATATTCATAAAGTTTGGATTAACGATACGATCGAATTACACTGTGAAACTGTTATTATTTCTACAGGAGCTTCGGCAAAATATTTAGGATTGCCTTCAGAGCAGCATTATTTACAAATGGGTGGAGGAGTTTCTGCTTGTGCTGTTTGTGATGGATTCTTCTACCGTAATCAGGAAGTGGTTATTGTAGGGGCTGGAGATTCAGCTTGTGAAGAAGCACATTACCTTTCTAAACTTTGTAAAAAAGTAACGATGTTGGTTAGAAGTGAGAAATTCAGGGCTTCAAAAATTATGGAAGAGCGTGTTCGTAAAACTGAAAATATCGAAATTTTAATGAACCACGATACCGTTGAAGTTTTAGGTGATGATAATGTGGTGCACGCTATCAAAGCAAAAAACAAAACGACTGGTGAAATTTTCGACATTCCGGCAACCGGATTTTTCGTAGCCATTGGTCACAAACCAAATACAGATATTTTTGCAGATTATATCACACTTGATGAAACCGGTTATATTGTAAATGTTCCGGGAACTTCTAAAACAAATGTAGAAGGTGTTTTCGTAGCCGGAGATGCTGCCGATCACGTATACCGTCAGGCCATTACTGCTGCAGGTACAGGATGTATGGCTGCTCTGGATGCGGAGAGATATCTTGCTGCGAAAGAGTAG
- a CDS encoding DUF4442 domain-containing protein: protein MAISVSKLNKFVLFKLPSAYICGVRVKAIDKDRCVVSVKHRWINQNPFNSMYFAVQAMAAELTTGALVISQIQQSGKKISMLVANNKGNFTKKATGRITFVCNDGHLIADAIKETIKTGEGQTFWMKSIGTDESGTQVSEMDFEWSVRVK, encoded by the coding sequence ATGGCAATATCCGTTTCCAAACTCAATAAATTTGTATTATTCAAACTGCCGTCGGCTTACATTTGTGGTGTGCGTGTAAAGGCAATCGACAAAGACAGATGTGTCGTAAGCGTTAAGCACCGATGGATCAATCAAAATCCGTTCAATTCAATGTATTTTGCTGTTCAGGCAATGGCGGCGGAGTTAACTACAGGAGCATTGGTAATCTCTCAGATTCAACAAAGCGGGAAAAAGATTTCGATGTTAGTCGCAAATAATAAAGGGAACTTTACCAAAAAGGCGACAGGAAGGATAACATTTGTTTGTAATGACGGACACTTAATCGCCGATGCAATAAAAGAGACAATCAAAACCGGTGAAGGACAAACCTTCTGGATGAAATCAATTGGAACAGACGAAAGTGGTACTCAGGTTTCAGAAATGGATTTTGAGTGGAGCGTTCGTGTTAAATAG
- a CDS encoding head GIN domain-containing protein — protein MIKIIIHITKFIIATVTALLFASCNFNVNTIKGSGNVTTEKRTVQGNFTKVAVSNAIDLVIIQSDSTEIVVEADDNIQKEITTKVENGTLYIKCKYNSFQDLASKKVTVKMPVIDKLEASTAATIMGKDLIQGQDIDLEASSAATIFVNIESDNITCDSDSGSSIGMEGKALKIQAAASSGGSVNAHKLLANEIHAEASSGGSVNVHPIVSLKASASSGGSINYNVTPKTIEKTSSSGGTISQG, from the coding sequence ATGATAAAAATAATCATTCACATTACAAAATTCATTATTGCAACTGTTACTGCACTACTGTTCGCCTCTTGTAACTTTAATGTAAATACGATTAAAGGAAGTGGTAATGTCACTACTGAAAAGAGAACCGTACAAGGCAATTTTACAAAAGTAGCTGTGAGCAATGCAATTGATCTGGTGATCATCCAATCTGATTCTACCGAGATAGTTGTGGAAGCAGATGACAACATTCAAAAGGAAATCACAACAAAGGTCGAGAATGGAACGCTATACATCAAATGCAAATACAATAGTTTTCAAGATCTTGCCTCTAAAAAAGTAACTGTAAAAATGCCGGTTATTGATAAACTAGAAGCTTCAACTGCAGCAACTATTATGGGGAAAGATTTAATTCAGGGTCAGGATATTGATCTCGAAGCTTCAAGCGCTGCCACTATTTTTGTGAATATAGAATCGGATAACATTACTTGTGATTCAGACAGTGGAAGTTCTATTGGTATGGAAGGAAAAGCGTTAAAAATTCAGGCAGCAGCTTCAAGTGGCGGCAGTGTTAATGCTCATAAACTATTAGCCAATGAAATTCATGCTGAAGCTTCAAGCGGAGGGAGCGTAAACGTTCATCCAATTGTGAGTCTGAAAGCATCAGCCAGCAGTGGTGGAAGCATCAATTATAACGTTACTCCCAAAACAATTGAAAAAACTTCAAGTTCAGGGGGAACCATTAGCCAGGGATAA
- a CDS encoding DUF2807 domain-containing protein, with translation MKKNTALLLLLLVTTLTFAQRREKIKGSKIVTTSVKEVGEFDGVEADDNLEVYLERGEKNEIRIEADDNLHDIIGTDLREKVLRLYTAKESTIFKKLVVHVIYTGSLKTVIAKNEAVVYAIQELKLDDITFHSFDYSKLLLNVNSKKFSLFADDRSKTELNLKSEDASLQLSKNASIKTLVSAVKFKCDLYQKTTAAIEGIAEKATIRLDNNSVFTGIKFTLKEANVTTEGSSVATILAENNLAIAAGDKSEISLFGSPKIELTRFSEEAKLIKKPSPEKAKTTTPLQG, from the coding sequence ATGAAAAAGAATACAGCCCTTCTTCTATTATTATTGGTTACGACCTTAACTTTTGCCCAGCGAAGAGAAAAAATAAAAGGATCTAAAATTGTAACCACTTCGGTAAAAGAAGTTGGTGAATTTGATGGCGTTGAAGCGGATGACAATCTGGAAGTTTACCTGGAACGAGGAGAAAAAAACGAAATTAGAATTGAAGCCGATGACAACCTGCATGACATCATTGGAACGGATTTAAGAGAAAAAGTACTTCGTCTCTATACTGCCAAAGAAAGTACGATCTTCAAAAAATTGGTTGTTCATGTTATCTATACCGGTTCATTAAAAACCGTAATTGCCAAAAATGAGGCTGTAGTCTATGCTATTCAGGAGCTTAAATTAGACGATATCACTTTTCATAGCTTCGATTATTCTAAATTACTGCTCAACGTAAATTCAAAAAAATTCAGTTTGTTTGCAGATGACAGATCCAAAACCGAACTAAACTTAAAATCAGAAGATGCTTCCTTACAGCTAAGTAAAAACGCTTCGATTAAAACATTAGTTTCTGCCGTAAAATTCAAATGTGATTTGTACCAAAAAACAACTGCCGCTATTGAAGGTATTGCCGAAAAAGCAACAATCCGTTTAGACAATAACTCTGTTTTTACAGGAATAAAATTCACTTTAAAAGAGGCTAACGTTACCACTGAAGGCTCTTCTGTCGCTACTATTTTAGCGGAGAACAATTTAGCAATCGCAGCCGGAGATAAGTCAGAGATCTCACTGTTTGGAAGTCCAAAAATCGAACTTACCCGTTTTAGCGAAGAAGCAAAACTCATCAAGAAACCAAGTCCTGAAAAAGCTAAAACAACTACGCCGTTGCAGGGATAG
- a CDS encoding pentapeptide repeat-containing protein has translation MKANKIGNKIAKARKEQNMSQAQLAQLLFISPQAVGKWERGESLPDIATLDRLAEILNVDLNYFSENLQSSERTPISKAINGTNVQEQKEPKEADASDRPERPLLINFSGSALAKTDLAGVSLVNRKFVGSDLRDSDFSNADLTGSVFKGSDVREANFTGANLTDCIFSALDLSNASFIKATLVRTEFSASELSGVKFMDAELVDVKLSRADLRKITFIDCIFNGVDFKYSDLSGLCLDGHIFMDVNFSNAALNKVSFKGAVFRNVSFRPTFALTNRYYKTLQTICFDGAAMDKLTYAALKGVGVDLSKVTTI, from the coding sequence ATGAAAGCTAACAAAATCGGCAACAAGATTGCCAAAGCACGAAAAGAGCAAAACATGTCTCAGGCGCAACTTGCTCAACTTTTATTTATCAGTCCGCAGGCAGTAGGGAAATGGGAACGAGGAGAATCCCTTCCGGATATTGCTACTTTAGACCGACTTGCAGAAATTTTAAACGTAGATCTTAATTATTTTTCAGAAAATCTTCAATCTTCTGAAAGAACGCCAATTTCTAAGGCAATTAATGGTACTAACGTGCAGGAACAAAAAGAACCTAAAGAAGCGGATGCTTCTGACAGACCGGAGCGGCCATTATTGATAAATTTTAGCGGCAGTGCCCTAGCAAAAACAGACTTAGCGGGAGTTAGTCTGGTCAATAGAAAATTTGTTGGAAGTGATTTACGCGACAGTGACTTTTCGAATGCCGATCTAACCGGCAGTGTTTTTAAGGGTAGTGATGTGCGTGAAGCTAATTTTACCGGAGCGAATCTGACAGATTGTATTTTTTCAGCACTTGACCTTTCCAATGCCAGTTTCATCAAGGCGACTCTCGTGCGTACCGAATTCAGTGCTTCAGAATTAAGTGGAGTAAAGTTTATGGATGCAGAACTGGTTGACGTAAAGCTATCCAGAGCTGATCTTCGAAAAATAACCTTTATAGATTGTATCTTTAATGGGGTTGATTTTAAATATTCAGATTTATCGGGGCTCTGTCTTGACGGACACATTTTTATGGATGTGAACTTTTCTAATGCGGCGTTGAATAAAGTTTCGTTTAAAGGAGCAGTCTTCAGAAATGTTTCGTTCCGTCCGACATTTGCATTGACAAACAGGTATTACAAAACGCTTCAGACCATCTGTTTTGACGGAGCGGCGATGGACAAATTAACTTATGCAGCACTCAAAGGTGTTGGAGTCGACTTGTCGAAGGTAACAACGATTTAG
- a CDS encoding PspC domain-containing protein, producing MNKTVNINLGGMVFHIDEDAYLKLTRYFDAIKRSLTNSSGQDEIIKDIEMRISELLIEKQKSDKHVVGLKDVDEVITVMGQPEDYILEDEEKTNQSFNDYGTRKHKKLYRDKEKGMIGGVATGLGHYFGIDAVWIKIIFLIFVFAGFGTGILAYFVLWIVTPEAITTSEKLEMTGEPVTISNIEKKVREEIENLSDKFKNADYDAMGNQVKSGAERISSSFGDFIMTVFKIFAKFLGVILIISGISTLIMLLIGVFTLGTNVFVDFPWQNFVDAGNFTDYPLWSFGLLMFFAVGIPFFFLTLLGFKLLSPNLKSIGNITKYTLLAIWIIAVAIAISIGIKQATELSYDNKMVEKKSINITPKDTLFVKFRYNDYYAKDLDHHSDFEFVQDSANNQLIYSNDVRLHVLHTDEAAPYIQIEKTARGNSFINAKQRAEKINYKFQLNGNHLILDNYFLTDVKNKFRGQEVDVYLYLPEGQLFKPDSSIQDYDDSDNDFFNLHFSGNYNYKVAGSRVKCLNCPAEENEYGDEYDDTTEESVMENDTVDEVSIKVNGKEILNGKKTNGRLTTDKNGVIIKIN from the coding sequence ATGAACAAAACAGTAAATATTAACTTAGGCGGTATGGTTTTTCACATCGATGAAGATGCATATCTAAAACTGACACGCTATTTTGACGCCATAAAACGATCTCTTACCAACTCGTCCGGACAGGATGAAATCATCAAAGATATCGAAATGCGTATCTCAGAATTATTAATTGAGAAACAAAAAAGCGATAAACATGTTGTGGGACTGAAAGATGTTGATGAGGTGATTACCGTTATGGGGCAGCCTGAAGACTATATTCTGGAAGATGAAGAAAAAACAAATCAGTCTTTTAATGATTACGGAACAAGAAAACACAAAAAATTATACCGTGACAAAGAAAAAGGAATGATTGGTGGTGTAGCTACCGGTTTAGGGCATTATTTTGGAATTGACGCTGTTTGGATCAAAATTATCTTCTTAATATTTGTTTTCGCAGGTTTCGGAACCGGAATCTTAGCTTACTTCGTTCTTTGGATCGTTACTCCTGAAGCGATTACCACTTCGGAGAAACTGGAAATGACAGGTGAACCGGTAACGATTTCGAACATTGAGAAAAAAGTTCGTGAAGAAATTGAAAACTTATCTGATAAATTTAAAAATGCAGATTATGACGCAATGGGAAACCAGGTAAAGTCGGGAGCTGAGAGAATAAGTAGTTCATTTGGAGACTTTATCATGACGGTTTTTAAAATATTCGCTAAATTCTTAGGAGTCATTTTAATCATATCCGGAATCAGTACTTTGATTATGCTGTTAATAGGAGTTTTTACTTTAGGAACTAATGTTTTTGTTGATTTTCCATGGCAAAACTTTGTAGATGCCGGAAACTTTACAGATTATCCGCTTTGGTCATTTGGTTTATTAATGTTCTTTGCTGTTGGAATTCCATTTTTCTTTTTGACACTTTTAGGTTTCAAACTGTTATCTCCAAACCTGAAGTCTATTGGAAATATTACCAAGTATACCTTGTTAGCCATTTGGATTATTGCGGTTGCTATCGCGATCAGCATCGGAATCAAACAAGCGACAGAACTTTCATACGACAACAAAATGGTCGAGAAAAAATCAATCAACATTACTCCAAAAGATACTCTTTTCGTAAAATTCAGATACAATGATTATTATGCCAAAGATCTGGATCACCATAGCGATTTTGAATTTGTACAAGACTCTGCCAACAATCAGTTAATCTATTCTAATGATGTTCGCTTACATGTTTTGCATACAGATGAAGCAGCTCCTTACATTCAAATTGAAAAAACAGCCAGAGGAAACTCGTTTATCAATGCGAAACAAAGAGCAGAAAAAATCAACTACAAGTTTCAACTTAATGGAAACCATTTGATTTTAGACAATTATTTCCTGACAGATGTAAAAAACAAATTTAGAGGACAGGAAGTTGATGTATATTTGTATTTACCTGAAGGACAGTTATTCAAGCCGGATTCATCAATACAAGACTATGACGATTCTGACAACGATTTTTTCAACCTGCATTTTAGTGGTAACTACAATTATAAAGTAGCAGGATCAAGAGTTAAATGTTTGAACTGCCCGGCGGAAGAAAACGAATATGGAGATGAGTATGATGACACGACTGAAGAAAGTGTTATGGAGAACGATACCGTAGACGAAGTTTCTATTAAAGTTAATGGAAAAGAAATTTTAAACGGCAAGAAAACCAACGGAAGATTAACCACTGATAAAAACGGAGTTATAATCAAAATTAACTAA
- a CDS encoding alpha/beta hydrolase-fold protein, with product METKEKLICLVLFIFQLMQAQSSKSEEIRFLDFTPVIDGKLDDKLINLKKKEFKHFFPFDNPAVTPTKINYLLGYTATHLYLYIEAKTDSITYRDRGFINGDGFKLLLAKRQNDSLTDEYYDIAFSPSKDKKYWARKRIWDYNRNQNHGKKLSRETRYEEISYKGKCGFEVLLAWKDVYPYHPWFSKQLGYNLYFAKAIQNNAANGYSVVKDEGIWDEEIPKRNFMPIAFEKPKKVNQSIITAQLAKRNIQADEPLQLNLITIAKTALNKTIDVTIQNDSSKIFPDKKIKVSFKNKLQHKLVPFDSHNLKPGNYNFLIRSASDTIAQYDFVIFPKFSFDSIRSQITRNPYHLHQGTVNTLLFKTNEVQQHFNNLKSYENGKNVWKEYLQFETELNSFLKGSDPYLGILKPYRRAFKSKYDTTFQPYTLKLPDDYNPAKKYPLLVFLHGSGQDEQTVLNQARSSGNFIEIAPYARDRYNCYDSESSQNDIMEAIEDVLLYFSGDKNKIVIAGFSMGGYGALRTYYQHPEFYKGVAVFAGHPDLANEWLGAGHPNFLEDKFLVPFLKTSVFVYHGKKDGALPVSVAEKLIEKLKSNGIPVIGRIIEDKTHEYPDAETNKIYFEWLTKITEK from the coding sequence ATGGAAACAAAAGAAAAACTAATATGTCTGGTGCTGTTTATTTTTCAACTGATGCAGGCACAATCTTCGAAATCAGAAGAGATACGTTTTCTGGATTTCACTCCTGTTATTGACGGAAAGCTGGACGACAAACTAATAAATCTTAAGAAAAAGGAATTCAAACATTTCTTTCCCTTCGATAATCCTGCAGTCACGCCCACTAAAATAAATTATCTGTTGGGATATACCGCAACACATCTTTATTTATATATTGAAGCTAAAACAGATAGTATTACTTATCGCGATAGAGGATTTATCAATGGTGACGGCTTTAAATTACTTCTGGCAAAACGTCAAAATGATTCACTTACAGACGAATACTATGACATTGCTTTCTCCCCTTCTAAAGACAAAAAATACTGGGCCCGAAAACGAATCTGGGACTACAACCGAAACCAGAACCATGGTAAAAAACTAAGTCGTGAAACCCGATATGAAGAAATCTCTTATAAGGGTAAATGCGGTTTTGAGGTATTATTGGCATGGAAAGACGTATACCCTTATCATCCCTGGTTTTCTAAACAATTAGGATATAATCTGTATTTCGCAAAAGCCATACAAAACAACGCTGCAAATGGCTACTCGGTTGTTAAGGATGAAGGAATCTGGGATGAAGAAATTCCGAAAAGGAATTTCATGCCAATCGCTTTTGAAAAACCTAAAAAAGTAAATCAATCCATTATAACAGCTCAACTGGCCAAAAGAAATATTCAGGCTGATGAACCTCTGCAATTAAACCTAATAACAATAGCAAAAACAGCTCTGAATAAAACCATTGACGTTACTATCCAAAATGATTCTTCTAAAATATTTCCTGATAAAAAAATAAAGGTCAGTTTTAAAAACAAACTGCAGCATAAATTAGTACCCTTTGACTCTCACAATCTAAAACCGGGTAATTATAATTTTCTCATTCGCTCAGCCTCTGATACCATTGCACAATACGATTTTGTCATTTTCCCTAAGTTTAGCTTCGACAGCATTCGTTCACAAATTACCAGAAATCCATACCATTTACACCAAGGCACTGTAAATACCCTGTTGTTTAAAACAAACGAAGTCCAACAGCATTTCAACAATTTGAAATCTTACGAAAACGGAAAAAATGTATGGAAAGAATATCTCCAATTTGAAACGGAATTGAATTCCTTTTTAAAAGGCAGTGATCCTTACCTAGGAATTTTAAAACCTTATCGAAGAGCCTTCAAATCAAAATACGATACTACTTTTCAGCCCTACACCCTTAAATTACCAGATGACTATAATCCTGCAAAAAAATATCCTCTACTGGTTTTTCTTCATGGCAGCGGACAAGATGAACAGACCGTATTAAACCAGGCCAGAAGCAGCGGTAATTTTATTGAAATTGCCCCATATGCCAGAGATAGGTATAACTGTTATGATTCTGAAAGTTCGCAAAATGACATTATGGAAGCCATTGAAGATGTGCTGCTATATTTTTCAGGTGATAAAAATAAAATTGTTATTGCCGGATTTTCTATGGGAGGTTATGGCGCCTTGCGAACCTACTATCAACATCCTGAATTCTATAAAGGAGTAGCCGTATTTGCAGGCCATCCCGATTTGGCAAACGAGTGGCTGGGTGCAGGACATCCTAATTTTTTGGAGGATAAATTTCTGGTTCCCTTTTTAAAAACTTCAGTCTTTGTTTATCATGGAAAAAAAGATGGTGCTTTACCGGTATCGGTCGCAGAAAAATTAATAGAAAAACTAAAATCAAATGGAATTCCTGTTATCGGAAGAATAATCGAAGACAAAACCCACGAATATCCTGACGCAGAAACCAATAAAATCTACTTTGAATGGCTGACCAAAATCACAGAAAAGTAG
- a CDS encoding multicopper oxidase family protein gives MKLHTIILLFLITFSAKAQKVVRYDLHVRDTIVNFSGKEKRALTVNGQIPMPTLTFTEGDIAEIYVHNDLKKENTALHWHGLFLPNKEDGVPYLTQMPIKPGTTHKYSFPIIQNGTYWYHSHSGLQEQIGLYGLFIINKKKDDPTIRKGIDDLPTIPVILSEWTDLKPENVQRMLHNADDWFAIKKGTTQSYAEAIKQGHFATKVTNEWKRMNAMDVSDIYYEKFLINGKNEQQLSQFKAGDKVRLRIANGGASSYFWLTYGGGKITVVASDGNDVEPVEVDRLIISVSETYDVVVTIPEDKKSFAFLATAEDRTGAASLFLGAGTKQSVNHLPKLKYFEGMKMMNDMMKMNGDMNDMGMQMSLNKMDMNAVMYPEITGGGEPMKIEDHSNHNMEGMNMATDTTEVAGITTLNYGMLKSPTVTTLPKDAPVKELRFELSGNMNRYVWSLDNKVISETDKILIKKGENVRIVLYNGSMMRHPMHLHGHDFRILNEHGDYSPLKNVIDIMPMETDTIEFQANAEGDWFFHCHILYHMMAGMGRIFTYENQAPNPLIHDKKMADKMLKMDDRMFHFRAENDFASNGNDGEALLSSTRWSIGTEWRLGYNNKNGFETETHIGRYIGKMQWFMPFIGFDWRYRKMGIDEQEQNMFGQKNTKDHRSVLSAGIEYTLPMLVKAQVEVFTDGNVRIQFERKDIPLARRLRMNLMWNTDKEYMAGLKYIVGRNFGITTHYDSDMGVGFGVNLNY, from the coding sequence ATGAAACTACATACTATTATACTCCTCTTTTTAATCACTTTTAGTGCAAAAGCACAAAAAGTGGTTCGTTACGATCTGCATGTTCGGGACACTATTGTGAATTTTTCCGGAAAAGAAAAAAGAGCTCTTACGGTCAACGGACAAATTCCGATGCCAACTCTGACTTTTACGGAAGGAGATATAGCAGAAATTTACGTCCACAACGACTTAAAAAAAGAAAACACCGCACTACACTGGCACGGATTATTCCTTCCGAATAAGGAAGACGGTGTTCCTTATTTAACCCAAATGCCCATAAAACCGGGAACAACGCACAAATACAGTTTTCCTATTATTCAAAATGGAACGTATTGGTACCACAGCCACTCGGGGTTACAGGAACAAATTGGTTTGTATGGTCTTTTTATCATCAATAAAAAGAAAGACGATCCGACCATTAGAAAAGGAATCGATGATTTACCGACAATTCCGGTTATTCTAAGCGAATGGACGGATCTGAAACCGGAAAATGTACAGCGAATGCTGCACAATGCTGACGATTGGTTCGCCATAAAAAAAGGAACGACACAAAGTTATGCTGAAGCCATTAAACAAGGGCACTTTGCAACAAAGGTAACCAACGAATGGAAACGTATGAATGCCATGGACGTTAGTGATATTTATTACGAAAAGTTTCTGATCAACGGTAAAAACGAACAACAGCTTTCACAATTTAAAGCAGGCGATAAAGTAAGACTGAGAATTGCAAACGGAGGGGCTTCTAGTTATTTCTGGCTGACCTACGGCGGTGGAAAAATAACTGTTGTAGCGAGTGATGGAAATGATGTTGAGCCCGTAGAAGTTGACCGTTTGATTATCTCGGTTTCGGAAACTTATGATGTGGTGGTTACTATTCCTGAAGATAAAAAATCCTTTGCATTCCTGGCTACAGCCGAAGACAGAACCGGAGCTGCTTCATTATTTTTAGGAGCAGGAACGAAACAGTCTGTCAACCATCTTCCGAAATTAAAATATTTCGAAGGAATGAAAATGATGAATGATATGATGAAGATGAACGGTGACATGAACGATATGGGCATGCAAATGTCGCTGAACAAAATGGATATGAATGCCGTTATGTATCCTGAGATTACCGGAGGTGGCGAGCCTATGAAAATAGAAGATCATTCCAATCACAACATGGAAGGTATGAACATGGCTACAGACACAACTGAAGTTGCCGGAATTACTACTCTGAATTACGGAATGCTAAAATCGCCAACGGTAACAACACTGCCTAAAGATGCACCGGTAAAAGAACTGCGCTTTGAGTTGTCCGGAAATATGAACCGTTATGTTTGGAGTTTAGACAATAAAGTTATTTCTGAAACCGATAAAATCCTGATCAAAAAAGGCGAAAACGTCCGAATCGTATTGTACAACGGATCAATGATGCGTCACCCCATGCATTTACACGGACATGATTTTAGAATTTTGAACGAACATGGCGATTACTCTCCGCTAAAAAATGTGATTGATATTATGCCGATGGAAACCGATACCATCGAGTTTCAGGCCAATGCCGAAGGAGACTGGTTTTTTCATTGTCATATCCTGTACCACATGATGGCCGGAATGGGACGTATTTTTACTTATGAGAATCAGGCTCCTAATCCGCTAATTCACGATAAAAAAATGGCTGATAAAATGCTAAAGATGGACGATCGTATGTTTCATTTTAGAGCCGAAAATGACTTTGCCTCTAACGGAAATGACGGAGAAGCGCTTTTAAGCAGTACGCGTTGGAGTATTGGTACCGAATGGAGATTAGGTTATAACAACAAAAACGGTTTCGAGACAGAGACCCATATTGGCCGCTACATAGGCAAAATGCAATGGTTTATGCCTTTCATCGGTTTTGACTGGCGTTACAGAAAAATGGGAATTGACGAACAAGAACAAAATATGTTCGGACAAAAGAATACCAAAGACCATCGTTCGGTTTTAAGCGCTGGTATTGAGTACACCTTACCTATGCTGGTAAAGGCACAAGTTGAGGTTTTTACTGATGGAAATGTCCGAATTCAGTTTGAACGAAAAGACATTCCCCTTGCCAGACGTCTGCGTATGAATTTGATGTGGAATACAGATAAGGAGTATATGGCCGGTTTGAAATACATCGTTGGAAGAAACTTTGGAATCACAACGCATTATGACAGTGATATGGGAGTTGGTTTTGGAGTAAATCTGAATTATTAA
- a CDS encoding DUF4870 domain-containing protein, whose amino-acid sequence METTTPLIMETSSEKNTATFTHLSTLSQYIIPFGNYIFPILIWTSYKDKSEFVNHHGKQTLNFQLSLLLYTLVLALIAIPIFITVFLQNIPMEAVFNDEDFIIRNFDFNGNIALLSIGATAVLLFGVLKFVEFFLVIYASIKASNGELYKYPITIPFIK is encoded by the coding sequence ATGGAAACAACAACACCACTCATCATGGAAACTTCATCAGAAAAGAACACTGCAACGTTCACACACTTAAGCACATTAAGTCAGTACATCATTCCATTTGGGAATTACATTTTCCCAATATTAATCTGGACGAGTTACAAAGACAAATCAGAATTTGTAAACCACCACGGAAAACAGACTTTAAATTTTCAACTAAGTCTTTTGCTTTACACTCTGGTTTTGGCTTTAATTGCAATCCCGATCTTCATCACCGTTTTTTTACAAAATATTCCTATGGAAGCAGTATTTAACGACGAAGATTTCATCATCAGAAATTTTGACTTTAATGGAAACATTGCATTATTAAGTATTGGAGCAACGGCAGTTTTACTTTTCGGAGTATTAAAATTTGTTGAATTCTTTTTAGTGATTTACGCTTCAATAAAAGCATCAAACGGAGAATTATACAAGTATCCGATTACGATTCCTTTTATAAAGTAG
- a CDS encoding PadR family transcriptional regulator — protein sequence MNIENTKAQMRKGVLEFCILSVLKEKDAYTSEILDTLKNAKLLVVEGTVYPLLTRLKNDGLLNYRWEESTSGPPRKYYGLTEIGQTFLNELSGTWTELSDAVKLITNQNQ from the coding sequence ATGAACATTGAAAACACAAAAGCACAGATGCGCAAAGGTGTTCTTGAGTTTTGCATCTTATCTGTATTAAAAGAAAAAGATGCTTATACATCAGAAATATTAGACACTTTAAAAAACGCAAAATTACTAGTTGTTGAGGGAACAGTTTATCCACTTTTGACTAGGCTGAAAAACGACGGTTTGCTTAATTATCGATGGGAAGAATCTACCTCAGGACCACCAAGGAAATATTATGGATTAACCGAAATAGGACAGACATTTTTAAACGAACTTAGCGGTACCTGGACAGAATTGTCTGACGCCGTAAAACTAATCACCAATCAAAATCAATAA